AAGAATGACATGTAATTTTATGAAAGTTTTTGAGTCGTATTCGCATGTTACTTATAATTTCATTACATCTGTTTGTTAGGGCGACATGTAAAAACATGAGAAaatataatagtaataataaaataataatgttCAATATTTGAGTTCTTTTCGAGTTAGTAAGTCAACTCTAATCCAACTAAAAATTTATCTGTCAATTTTTTTCAACCTAAACTTGTTTACTACACTAACTTACTAAATTTGTATTGGTTCATGTCGTGTTGTCGAATCGTGTACACAATTGCCAccttaagttttgatttttttgggaCACTGATTCGCGGGGAAATCTTTGATTTCATTGTGCAatctttctttatttcttttaagCGGCGTTTTAAGAACTAATTATGATGTGATTATTCAATGATATGAACAGAAATGTACTGAAAATGGATGAAATCGGGTTGGAAATAGCACGTATAGCATTGCCGGCAGCACTGGCTTTGACAGCTGACCCTATTGCTTCTCTTGTGGACACTGCATTTATAGGCCAAATTGGTATTTTCCTTTCTTCCTAGTTTGTTTGTGTATGCTTGCAGTATTGAGATGTAAGTGCTTGAAGGCCCCGGCCTGCCAAAACCTGTCTACTTTTAGGACGGGCTTGGGATTTATAATAGACGTGATTTAGCCAACTCACTTGTGATTTGTTATGATTGATTCAGGTGCAGTAGAAATAGCTGCTGTTGGAGTTTCAATTGCTTTATTCAATCAAGTGTCGAGAATCGCAATATTCCCGCTTGTTAGTGTGACGACTTCTTTTGTTGCCGAAGAAGATACCATAGGAAGAGTTAGCCCTCAGCAAGAGATTGATTCCCTCGAAAATGGTTCAGTTATGAACAATGAGAGTAAAGAGTTGATCCCACAAAATGGTACTCTCTACTTTGTCCTGTCCTTTTCGGCTTTTGATCCCAATTtaggaagaaataaagaaaaatttacAATTACCGATAGAAAGCTAAATTAAAATTTCCTTTATCTGAATTTAACGGATTTTGTATTACCGGCGGAATCTGCTAATTTCGTCGCTGATATTCAGTCCCTCAAAAATTCTGACAAATACCCGTAAAGTTAACGCTTATTGTTTCATCTTTGTGCTACCAGAATCTAGTGAAGGACCATACAAATCAAAATCACTACTTAACAGCTTTGGCATTTCTAAGATTGAGAACGAAAGACGGCATATTCCCTCAGCCTCGTCTGCGCTGGTTATCGGTGCCATCCTTGGATTCATCCAAGCTATATTCCTCATATCCGGAGCAAAACCATTACTCAACTTCATGGGAGTCAGTTCTGTAAGTGCTTTTGTTTTTAATACAAGATAAGTTTCAGCTTCCCCACCGGGGGGGACTTTGGGGAAGTTATTCACAAAACGGGATGCGAAATTGTTTTCCTGAAATACCATGTGACATTTCTGTTTTATTTGTATAGGATTCGCCTATGCTAAAACCTGCACAACAATATTTGACATTGAGATCTCTCGGCGCTCCTGCGGTTCTTCTTTCCTTGGCAATGCAAGGAATCTTTCGTGGATTTAAAGATACAAAAACGCCTTTATACGCTACCGGTATGCTTTCTGAGATTTGAACTTCGTCCCATAAAAAGATCtatagtttttagcattttttcgTTCATTGATACTGAGTATTTTGTTCTGGCTCCGGCATTTGGTTATCTAACATCTTTTCTAATGCAATGTTGTTCACTCATCTGAATTACAGTGGCTGGAGATGTGACAAACATAATCTTAGACCCcatatttatatttgttttcCGTCTGGGAGTTAGCGGTGCCGCAATTTCCCATGTTCTATCGCAGTAAGTCATAGTTAACTCGAGTTCTTTAGCAGTATTATTTTCTTAATCATTCTTTTGAGTAGAAATTAGATTCATCTATGAGTCGATCCGCCTACACGTCTTGCTTTTACTGCTATATCGGGAGTTACTTAACGTATTGCTATGATTGCAGGTACTTGATTTCAGTTATACTATTGTGGAGATTAATGGAAAAAGTTGATCTCTTACCTCCTAGCCTTAAACATCTCCAGTTTGAAAGATTTCTTAAAAACGGTAAATCATTTGCTTTACATTTATCAGGATGGTGTTTGTTATTGCACCAATGACTTGTCAAACATCTTTTTTCGTTCTTGGTTCTTGTTTAAGATCTCAATTTCGCCGATTAAGAGCTACCGACATATCACATTCTTGTTCTGCAGGTTTTCTCTTATTAGTGAGGGTTATAGCTGTAACATTCTGTGTTACTCTGTCGGCATCCTTAGCGGCTCGCCAAGGGTCAACTTCTATGGCTGCATTTCAAGTCTGCTTGCAGGTTTGGCTGACCACGTCTCTTCTTGCCGATGGATTGGCTGTTGCCGG
The DNA window shown above is from Euphorbia lathyris chromosome 1, ddEupLath1.1, whole genome shotgun sequence and carries:
- the LOC136223132 gene encoding protein DETOXIFICATION 42; this encodes MMAEENEVFPHLNKRTPMAIFFMDFRNVLKMDEIGLEIARIALPAALALTADPIASLVDTAFIGQIGAVEIAAVGVSIALFNQVSRIAIFPLVSVTTSFVAEEDTIGRVSPQQEIDSLENGSVMNNESKELIPQNESSEGPYKSKSLLNSFGISKIENERRHIPSASSALVIGAILGFIQAIFLISGAKPLLNFMGVSSDSPMLKPAQQYLTLRSLGAPAVLLSLAMQGIFRGFKDTKTPLYATVAGDVTNIILDPIFIFVFRLGVSGAAISHVLSQYLISVILLWRLMEKVDLLPPSLKHLQFERFLKNGFLLLVRVIAVTFCVTLSASLAARQGSTSMAAFQVCLQVWLTTSLLADGLAVAGQALLASAFAKRDFEKATATASRVLQLGLLLGLFLAVVLGLGLRFGARLFTSDINVLHMISIAIPFVAGTQPINALAFVFDGINFGASDFAYSAYSMILVAIVSIICLLFLSSAYKFIGIWTALTIYMCLRASAGFWRIGTGTGPWNFLRSL